In a single window of the Amia ocellicauda isolate fAmiCal2 chromosome 20, fAmiCal2.hap1, whole genome shotgun sequence genome:
- the prdx3 gene encoding thioredoxin-dependent peroxide reductase, mitochondrial, producing the protein MAAALGRVLRSSVCRVSFNGLKAARPPVGALTCNSARRVPTSQTTHKLSFSTSCARLAPAVTQHAPYFKGTAVHNGEFREISLDDYKGKYLVLFFYPLDFTFVCPTEIIAFSDKASEFHDINCEVVGVSVDSHFTHLAWINTPRKNGGLGHINIPLLSDLNKQVSRDYGVLLEGPGIALRGLFLIDPNGVVKHLSINDLPVGRCVEETLRLVRAFQFVETHGEVCPASWTPESPTIKPTPEGSKEYFEKVNN; encoded by the exons ATGGCGGCCGCCTTAGGAAGAGTGCTAAGGTCTTCT GTCTGCAGGGTGTCATTCAATGGGTTGAAGGCTGCTCGGCCCCCTGTTGGAGCTCTGACCTGTAACTCTGCTCGGAGGGTCCCCACCAGCCAGACTACGCACAAGTTGTCCTTCAGTACCA gctgtGCAAGGTTGGCCCCTGCTGTTACCCAGCATGCACCGTACTTCAAAGGCACAGCAGTTCACAATGGGGAGTTCAGAGAGATCAGCCTGGATGACTACAAGGGAAAATACCTGGTCCTCTTTTTCTACCCATTGGATTT CACCTTCGTGTGCCCAACAGAGATCATTGCATTCAGTGACAAAGCCAGTGAGTTCCACGACATCAACTGCGAGGTTGTCGGTGTCTCGGTGGACTCTCACTTCACCCACCTGGCTTGGATCAACACTCCCCGAAAG aatGGTGGTCTGGGTCACATCAACATCCCCCTGCTCTCTGACCTCAATAAGCAGGTGTCCAGGGATTATGGGGTGCTGCTGGAAGGGCCTGGCATTGCACTGAG AGGTCTGTTCCTGATTGACCCGAACGGGGTTGTGAAACACTTGAGCATCAATGACCTGCCAGTGGGTCGCTGCGTGGAGGAAACGCTCCGGCTAGTCAGGGCTTTCCAGTTTGTTGAAACCCACGGGGAGGTTTGCCCAGCCAGCTGGACCCCTGAATCCCCAact ATCAAGCCAACCCCTGAGGGTTCAAAGGAGTATTTTGAGAAGGTTAACAACTAG
- the sfxn4 gene encoding sideroflexin-4, with product MYLPSLTQVSKSERDVLYSAVAAGGQFYAAHTSLQRVIVRMPGYMDSNLEYWKSEGQSFLRRLSRWVDLLDPLSLLASDAEIKNARLLLESKEGSSPNTKVKDALKLSLSSVHPDTGSVIPLLFRPPAFLPIAAPLVIATMLPHRGIKPALFWQFLCQSYSAGFNYANRNATASKNDKMSLKQLLLIVGSVSYSACAGAVPQFMMKHYGLRNQAVQTFFRTVLPVPLFAFLGAFNVMIVRGEEFENGIEVFDANGNVVGVSQKVGLKAVGETAVSRALLIGTTAAVPNLLISFIQRRRFIQRSPLVLAPLRHIATAFVLGLMIPVSFSLFPHVGKVQKANLEEEFQTDTQLYYHRGL from the exons ATGTATTTGCCCAGCTTGACGCAAGTTAGTAAAAGCGAACGGGACGTTTTGTATTCGGCCGTGGCAGCCGGGGGACAGTTTTACGCGGCGCACACGTCACTACAGCGTGTTATTGTGCGCATGCCCGGGTACATGGATAGTAACTTAGAGTATTGGAAGAGCGAAGGACAG TCCTTCCTCCGGAGACTTTCTCGATGGGTTGACCTTTTAGACCCACTTTCTCTTCTAGCCTCAGAT GCTGAAATTAAAAATGCTCGCCTTCTGCTGGAAAGCAAGGAGGGAAGCTCTCCGAATACAAAG GTTAAAGATGCATTGAAGCTGAGCCTA TCTTCTGTTCATCCGGACACTGGCAGTGTGATACCACTTCTGTTCAGGCCTCCAG CATTCCTACCAATTGCTGCACCTTTG GTCATAGCCACCATGCTGCCGCACAGAGGCATTAAACCAGCTCTGTTTTGGCAG TTCCTATGTCAGAGCTACAGTGCTGGTTTTAACTATGCAAACAGAAATGCCACTGCCAGTAAG AATGACAAGATGTCCCTCAAGCAGCTTCTTTTGATTGTTGGATCTGTGTCCTATTCGGCCTGTGCCGGG GCAGTTCCTCAGTTTATGATGAAGCATTATGGACTGAGAAACCAAGCCGTCCAAACATTCTTTAGAACAGTGCTTCCTGTTCCTCTTTTTG CTTTTCTGGGCGCCTTCAATGTAATGATCGTCCGAGGTGAGGAGTTTGAGAATGGGATCGAGGTCTTCGATGCCAATGGGAATGTGGTTGGCGTTTCACAGAAAGTTGGGTTGAAG gcTGTTGGTGAAACTGCAGTGTCTAGAGCTCTGCTCATCGGTACCACAGCAGCTGTGCCTAACCTGCTCATCAGTTTTATACAAAG GAGAAGATTCATCCAAAGGAGCCCATTGGTTCTAGCTCCACTAAGACACATCGCCACTGCCTTCGTGCTGGGACTAATGATCCCAGTTTCCTTCAGTCTGTTCCCACATGTTGGAAAG GTACAAAAGGCTAACTTGGAGGAGGAAttccagacagacacacagctaTACTACCACAGAGGACTCTAA
- the dennd10 gene encoding DENN domain-containing protein 10, translated as MAAAETQLMLSVGLIEKDTNGDALWVWCYPSVSHALRELLLRKCCLTKESPELHTFVFGQFSRTWYYITTVEVQEPTALKKVTHFSIVLTAKDFNPEKYAAFSRVLCRMYIKYGSPVKMMEGYIAVLTKGICQSDENGSFLIKDYDIRKAYLAGSIKDVVTQFGMETIILYTALMLKKRIVVHHPRIEALQEFTRSLPALTWHRKDWSILHPYVDLNDSELEALKMCTGYVAGFIDPEVSNRSDLYDVYINLPESEISVSAHAKEAMTMGKLHKDIGQLIVQSAEDADRTDGQVIKDISVKTREILTNLASLAEEGESSKITLETLRQRRFPPATENFLYHLAAAEQLLKI; from the exons ATGGCTGCAGCTGAAACTCAGCTGATGTTAAGCGTCGGACTGATTG AGAAAGACACCAACGGCGATGCCCTGTGGGTGTGGTGCTACCCCTCCGTCAGCCACGCGCTTCGGGAGCTGCTACTGCGAAAGTGCTGCCTCACCAAAGAGAGCCCCGAGCTGCACACCTTTGTGTTTGGCCAGTTCAGCAGGACCTGGTACTACATCACCACTGTGGAGGTGCAGGAGCCCACTGCCCTCAAGAAG GTTACCCACTTTTCAATAGTCCTTACAGCAAAAGACTTCAACCCAGAGAAGTACGCAGCTTTCAGCAGAGTTTTGTGCAG GATGTACATTAAGTATGGCAGCCCTGTTAAGATGATGGAGGGATATATCGCTGTCCTCACCAAGGGCATCTGTCAGAGTGACGAGAATGGCTCCTTTCTCATAAAGGACTATGATATCAGAAAGGCTTATCTGGCTGGTTCTATCAAAG ATGTGGTCACTCAGTTTGGAATGGAAACTATTATCCTCTACACTGCTTTGATGTTGAAGAAGAGGATTGTGGTCCATCACCCTCGCATTGAGGCACTCCAGGAATTCACCAG GTCCCTCCCAGCTCTTACATGGCATCGGAAGGATTGGTCAATTCTTCATCCTTATGTAGATCTTAATGACAGTGAACTGGAGGCCTTAAAAATGTGTACAG GTTATGTAGCAGGATTCATCGATCCAGAAGTGAGCAACAGATCTGACCTGTATGATGTCTATATCAACCTGCCAGAGAGTGAAATCTCAGTTTCGGCCCATGCAAAAG AGGCAATGACAATGGGCAAGCTGCACAAGGACATCGGGCAGCTCATCGTTCAATCCGCAGAGGATGCCGATCGGACCGACGGTCAAGTTATTAAG GACATTTCAGTAAAAACAAGAGAGATTCTCACCAACTTGGCATCGCTAGCAGAAGAGGGCGAGAGCTCCAAAATCACGCTGGAGACCCTGAGGCAGCGGCGGTTCCCCCCCGCAACAGAGAACTTCCTGTATCACCTGGCAGCGGCAGAGCAGCTCCTCAAGATCTGA